In Cicer arietinum cultivar CDC Frontier isolate Library 1 chromosome 7, Cicar.CDCFrontier_v2.0, whole genome shotgun sequence, a single window of DNA contains:
- the LOC101492703 gene encoding uncharacterized protein isoform X1, which yields MSCSSSSGSEDDDEGFDSYRKGGYHAVRVGDQFAGGRYIAQRKLGWGQFSTVWLAYDTTTSAYVALKIQKSAAQFVQAALHEIDVLSSIVDGAISDSKFVVQLIDHFKHTGPNGQHQCMVLEFLGDSLLRLVKYNRYKGLPMNKVREMCKCILIGLDYLHREHGIIHTDLKLENVLLASTIDPAKDPVRSGISPILERPEGNINGTVTSLIEKKLKRRARRAVAKISGQRASMGGMGEAPKPGRNIDGIDVRCKVVDFGNACWADKQFAEEIQTRQYRAPEVILQAGYSFSVDMWSFACIAFELATGDMLFTPKVGQGFSEDEDHLALMMELLGKMPRKVVATAGAKSKDFFDRHGDLKRIRRLKFWPLNKILIDRYKFSESDALEFSEFLSPLLDFAPEKRPTAQQCLEHPWLMDKDCS from the exons ATGTCGTGTTCTTCTTCATCTGGGTCGGAAGATGACGATGAGGGCTTCGATTCTTACCGGAAAGGTGGTTACCACGCCGTCAGGGTCGGAGATCAGTTCGCCGGCGGCAGGTACATAGCTCAGAGGAAATTGGGTTGGGGTCAATTTTCAACCGTTTGGCTTGCTTATGATACTACAACCTct GCTTATGTTGCTCTCAAGATCCAGAAAAGTGCGGCTCAGTTTGTTCAGGCAGCCCTTCACGAGATAGATGTTCTTTCATCCATTGTTGACGGCGCCATTTCAGATTCAAAATTTGTTGTTCAATTGATTGACCACTTTAAGCACACGGGCCCTAATGGCCAGCACCAGTGCATGGTACTCGAGTTTCTCGGAGATAGCCTTCTTCGTTTAGTCAAATACAACCGTTACAAAGGCCTTCCAATGAATAAAGTTAGGGAGATGTGCAAATGCATTTTGATCGGTTTGGATTACTTGCATAGAGAACATGGTATTATCCACACAGACCTAAAACTCGAAAATGTTCTTTTGGCTTCTACCATTGATCCTGCCAAAGACCCTGTTCGATCTGGAATCTCCCCGATTTTAGAGAGGCCTGAGGGAAACATAAACGGCACGGTTACAAGTCTTATCGAGAAAAAGTTGAAAAGGAGAGCAAGGAGGGCGGTAGCTAAAATATCCGGACAAAGAGCTTCAATGGGAGGAATGGGAGAAGCTCCAAAACCGGGGAGAAACATTGATGGGATCGATGTGAGATGCAAAGTGGTAGATTTTGGAAATGCGTGTTGGGCTGATAAGCAATTTGCAGAAGAAATTCAGACAAGACAGTACAGAGCTCCTGAAGTTATATTGCAGGCCGGTTATTCTTTCTCCGTTGACATGTGGTCGTTTGCTTGTATTGCTTTCGAGCTTGCCACTGGTGATATGTTGTTTACGCCCAAAGTCGGACAAGGTTTTAGTGAGGATGAG GACCACCTTGCCCTGATGATGGAACTCCTCGGAAAGATGCCGCGGAAGGTA GTTGCTACTGCAGGAGCAAAATCGAAGGATTTCTTCGACAGACACGGGGATCTCAAAAGGATTCGAAGGCTAAAATTTTGGCcacttaacaaaatattgattGATAGATATAAATTTTCAGAGAGTGATGCTCTTGAGTTTTCGGAATTTCTTTCGCCTCTTCTTGATTTTGCACCCGAGAAGCGACCGACTGCGCAGCAGTGTCTGGAACACCCTTGGCTAATGGACAAGGATTGTTCCTAA
- the LOC101492703 gene encoding uncharacterized protein isoform X2 has product MSCSSSSGSEDDDEGFDSYRKGGYHAVRVGDQFAGGRYIAQRKLGWGQFSTVWLAYDTTTSAYVALKIQKSAAQFVQAALHEIDVLSSIVDGAISDSKFVVQLIDHFKHTGPNGQHQCMVLEFLGDSLLRLVKYNRYKGLPMNKVREMCKCILIGLDYLHREHGIIHTDLKLENVLLASTIDPAKDPVRSGISPILERPEGNINGTVTSLIEKKLKRRARRAVAKISGQRASMGGMGEAPKPGRNIDGIDVRCKVVDFGNACWADKQFAEEIQTRQYRAPEVILQAGYSFSVDMWSFACIAFELATGDMLFTPKVGQGFSEDEDHLALMMELLGKMPRKVATAGAKSKDFFDRHGDLKRIRRLKFWPLNKILIDRYKFSESDALEFSEFLSPLLDFAPEKRPTAQQCLEHPWLMDKDCS; this is encoded by the exons ATGTCGTGTTCTTCTTCATCTGGGTCGGAAGATGACGATGAGGGCTTCGATTCTTACCGGAAAGGTGGTTACCACGCCGTCAGGGTCGGAGATCAGTTCGCCGGCGGCAGGTACATAGCTCAGAGGAAATTGGGTTGGGGTCAATTTTCAACCGTTTGGCTTGCTTATGATACTACAACCTct GCTTATGTTGCTCTCAAGATCCAGAAAAGTGCGGCTCAGTTTGTTCAGGCAGCCCTTCACGAGATAGATGTTCTTTCATCCATTGTTGACGGCGCCATTTCAGATTCAAAATTTGTTGTTCAATTGATTGACCACTTTAAGCACACGGGCCCTAATGGCCAGCACCAGTGCATGGTACTCGAGTTTCTCGGAGATAGCCTTCTTCGTTTAGTCAAATACAACCGTTACAAAGGCCTTCCAATGAATAAAGTTAGGGAGATGTGCAAATGCATTTTGATCGGTTTGGATTACTTGCATAGAGAACATGGTATTATCCACACAGACCTAAAACTCGAAAATGTTCTTTTGGCTTCTACCATTGATCCTGCCAAAGACCCTGTTCGATCTGGAATCTCCCCGATTTTAGAGAGGCCTGAGGGAAACATAAACGGCACGGTTACAAGTCTTATCGAGAAAAAGTTGAAAAGGAGAGCAAGGAGGGCGGTAGCTAAAATATCCGGACAAAGAGCTTCAATGGGAGGAATGGGAGAAGCTCCAAAACCGGGGAGAAACATTGATGGGATCGATGTGAGATGCAAAGTGGTAGATTTTGGAAATGCGTGTTGGGCTGATAAGCAATTTGCAGAAGAAATTCAGACAAGACAGTACAGAGCTCCTGAAGTTATATTGCAGGCCGGTTATTCTTTCTCCGTTGACATGTGGTCGTTTGCTTGTATTGCTTTCGAGCTTGCCACTGGTGATATGTTGTTTACGCCCAAAGTCGGACAAGGTTTTAGTGAGGATGAG GACCACCTTGCCCTGATGATGGAACTCCTCGGAAAGATGCCGCGGAAG GTTGCTACTGCAGGAGCAAAATCGAAGGATTTCTTCGACAGACACGGGGATCTCAAAAGGATTCGAAGGCTAAAATTTTGGCcacttaacaaaatattgattGATAGATATAAATTTTCAGAGAGTGATGCTCTTGAGTTTTCGGAATTTCTTTCGCCTCTTCTTGATTTTGCACCCGAGAAGCGACCGACTGCGCAGCAGTGTCTGGAACACCCTTGGCTAATGGACAAGGATTGTTCCTAA
- the LOC101515282 gene encoding uncharacterized protein has translation MGAVTSLLYGAEDPSIAGMVLDSAFSNLYNLMMELVDVYKIRLPKFTVKMAVQYMRRVIEKKAKFDIMKLNCILVAPKTFIPVLFGHASDEKFIQPRHSDLISESYAGDKNIIKFDGDHNSSRPQFFYDSVSIFFYNVRTL, from the exons ATGGGCGCAGTTACTAG CCTTCTTTATGGAGCCGAAGACCCTTCTATTGCTGGAATGGTATTAGATAGTGCCTTTTCAAACTTATATAATCTCATGATGGAGCTCGTGGATGTTTATAAAATTCGGCTTCCAAAATTCACt GTTAAAATGGCTGTACAATACATGCGGCGGGTTATTGAGAAGAAGGCAAAGTTTGATATTATGAAACTGAACTGTATTCTG GTTGCACCAAAGACATTCATTCCTGTTTTATTTGGACATGCAAGCGATGAGAAATTCATTCAGCCACGCCACTCTGATCTCATCTCTGAATCTTATGCA ggtgataaaaatatcataaaatttgaTGGCGACCACAACTCTTCCAGACCACAGTTCTTTTATGATTCAGTTTCCATTTTCTTCTACAATGTCAGAACACTGTGA